The genomic window GTCTACAACCTCGTCCTTGTCCGTCGGTTTGTGTGTTTCCTCTACGAGGCTTCTCGCGAAGAACATCGACAACACGTAGAGTGATTCCTTGACACTCCAATCATCCGGGATCACGACTTCTCGTTGTATCTCATTCTCGCCCGCCGCCACGGCCTTCGCGCGGTTCGGGGCGTTGTCCCGAAGTCCGTTCTTGTCTGGGTGGTCATCGACTATGAGTGTCGTGAGCTTGATGTCCAGGGCGCGTGCAACGTCGATGGCGGATTGCAGTCGAGGTTCAGTCCCACCTCGCTCCATGCGCCGGACAGTGCGTCCATCCAAACCGGCTTCTTCCGCCAGTTTTTCCGGGGTCCATCCCAACTCCAATCGCTTTCTGCACACCAGATCAC from Deltaproteobacteria bacterium includes these protein-coding regions:
- a CDS encoding helix-turn-helix transcriptional regulator — encoded protein: MVMINRDLVCRKRLELGWTPEKLAEEAGLDGRTVRRMERGGTEPRLQSAIDVARALDIKLTTLIVDDHPDKNGLRDNAPNRAKAVAAGENEIQREVVIPDDWSVKESLYVLSMFFARSLVEETHKPTDKDEVVDRVVTAFKAADSAIVLTLSGGGDWGAEEVMQVLSRLLARYGTAFSGPSPKGLEKGIKFVQATCEQAKQALPHYEGRK